A portion of the Streptomyces erythrochromogenes genome contains these proteins:
- a CDS encoding NUDIX hydrolase, protein MNIKDTSESWETLSSRRPFQGAKTAVDSDEVRMPDGSTARRDYQVHPGSVCVLALDEDGRVLVLSQYRHPVRRRLWELPAGLLDVPGENPLLGAQRELYEEAHAKAEDWRVLVDFYASPGGSDEAIRVFLARGVCEADGERYSESGSEEADMEVTWVPLAELVRGVLAGELGNPGLVTGVLALSAALASEGGVDALRPALAPWPARPYEA, encoded by the coding sequence ATGAACATCAAGGACACGTCGGAATCCTGGGAGACGCTGTCGAGCCGGCGGCCGTTCCAGGGCGCGAAGACGGCGGTGGACTCCGACGAGGTCCGGATGCCGGACGGCTCGACCGCCCGCCGCGACTACCAGGTGCACCCCGGCTCGGTGTGCGTGCTCGCGCTCGACGAGGACGGGCGGGTGCTGGTCCTCAGCCAGTACCGGCACCCGGTGCGGCGCCGGCTGTGGGAGCTGCCGGCCGGACTGCTGGACGTCCCCGGGGAGAACCCGCTGCTCGGCGCGCAGCGCGAGCTCTACGAGGAGGCGCACGCCAAGGCGGAGGACTGGCGGGTTCTGGTCGACTTCTACGCCTCGCCGGGCGGGTCGGACGAGGCGATCCGGGTGTTCCTGGCGCGGGGCGTCTGCGAGGCGGACGGCGAGCGCTACTCCGAGTCGGGCTCGGAGGAGGCGGACATGGAGGTGACCTGGGTCCCGCTGGCGGAGCTGGTACGGGGCGTCCTGGCGGGCGAGCTCGGCAACCCCGGGCTGGTGACCGGGGTGCTGGCGCTGTCCGCCGCACTGGCCTCCGAGGGCGGCGTCGACGCCCTGCGCCCGGCCCTCGCACCGTGGCCGGCCCGGCCGTACGAGGCGTAG
- a CDS encoding tetratricopeptide repeat protein, with amino-acid sequence MRELRSQPEGRERSGSVTDFVGRRRELKELREDIARTGLDTLSGRKAKAPRARVLLVAGRPGSGRTTLAETFVREVADQYPDGVLRTRLTAPGGETVATERALRGLLAELGQRTPPGAGEDELSSVLRTALQERRAIILIDDAADPHQVDAMLPDTPECLVVVTAEGPLTGIPDVRPCTLGGLDTVSAVGMLARRIGDTRVATDPRAAESLAEACGGQPAALELVGGWLAARPKAAVADVAKQLHDMPGGAGGPLGRAFRLVYDSLPQPAQRTLRLLPLAPAGLVDSHTASALAGCSVAAAQSTLDDFAGLGLVRHAPDGLFLLPGSLAPMLQALLEAKERPAEVQLARARMLERTVRLLHSCRAMAVAEGDDPDAELQELLDGLPRALRFPDRRAAAVWLDTRLSALTAAASLAVADGELDTLARRLVAALVRALADHRGTAEAAPELYGLHRLVLDVAERRGLHREQAAALLNLADLDAETGRTQEALERYRAALDAGRAANDPYATGRAMESVGGAYQELADWHRASDWFGRALAQALSRGERADEARLYGRLGNVHTYAGRYGDALRSWRAAAAGYRKLADVPGQAKALSEMARIQEYAGRPEESLHTCREAVELARRAGDQRLQAALQVRLADTLDRLGDPAAARLHRSAADRLLGDDPAACEIRSGSD; translated from the coding sequence CTGCGTGAACTACGCTCGCAACCCGAAGGCAGGGAGAGGAGCGGATCCGTGACGGATTTCGTCGGGCGGCGGCGTGAGCTCAAGGAGCTGCGCGAGGACATCGCGCGGACCGGGCTCGACACCCTCTCCGGCCGCAAGGCCAAGGCTCCCCGGGCGCGGGTGCTGCTCGTCGCCGGGCGCCCCGGATCCGGCCGGACCACCCTCGCGGAGACGTTCGTCCGCGAGGTCGCCGACCAGTACCCCGACGGCGTGCTGCGGACCAGGCTCACCGCCCCCGGCGGGGAGACCGTGGCGACCGAGCGTGCCCTGCGCGGCCTGCTGGCGGAACTGGGACAGCGCACTCCGCCCGGCGCCGGCGAGGACGAGCTCAGCTCCGTCCTGCGCACCGCGCTCCAGGAGCGGCGGGCGATCATCCTGATCGACGACGCGGCCGATCCGCACCAGGTCGACGCCATGCTCCCGGACACCCCCGAATGCCTCGTCGTGGTCACCGCCGAGGGCCCGCTCACCGGCATCCCCGACGTGCGCCCCTGCACCCTCGGCGGCCTGGACACCGTCTCCGCCGTCGGGATGCTCGCCCGCCGCATCGGCGACACCCGCGTCGCCACCGACCCGCGGGCCGCCGAATCCCTCGCCGAGGCGTGCGGGGGCCAGCCCGCCGCCCTCGAACTCGTCGGAGGCTGGCTGGCGGCCCGCCCCAAGGCCGCCGTCGCCGACGTGGCCAAGCAGCTCCACGACATGCCCGGCGGCGCCGGCGGGCCGCTCGGCCGCGCCTTCCGGCTCGTGTACGACTCCCTGCCGCAGCCCGCCCAGCGGACCCTGCGCCTGCTGCCGCTCGCCCCCGCCGGCCTCGTCGACTCGCACACCGCCTCCGCGCTGGCCGGCTGCTCCGTGGCCGCCGCCCAGTCCACGCTGGACGACTTCGCCGGGCTGGGACTGGTCCGGCACGCCCCCGACGGCCTGTTCCTGCTGCCCGGTTCCCTCGCGCCGATGCTCCAGGCGCTCCTGGAGGCCAAGGAGCGGCCCGCCGAGGTCCAGCTGGCCCGCGCCCGGATGCTGGAGCGGACCGTCCGGCTGCTGCACTCCTGCCGGGCCATGGCGGTCGCCGAGGGCGACGACCCGGACGCGGAGCTCCAGGAACTGCTGGACGGCCTGCCGCGCGCCCTGCGGTTCCCCGACCGGCGGGCCGCCGCCGTCTGGCTGGACACCCGGCTCTCGGCGCTCACCGCGGCCGCCTCCCTGGCGGTGGCCGACGGCGAGCTGGACACCCTGGCCCGCCGGCTGGTCGCGGCCCTCGTACGGGCCCTCGCGGACCACCGGGGCACCGCCGAGGCCGCCCCCGAGCTCTACGGGCTGCACCGCCTGGTCCTGGACGTGGCCGAGCGCCGCGGCCTGCACCGGGAGCAGGCCGCGGCACTGCTGAACCTGGCCGACCTGGACGCCGAGACCGGCCGCACCCAGGAGGCCCTGGAGCGCTACCGGGCCGCCCTGGACGCCGGACGGGCCGCGAACGACCCGTACGCGACGGGCCGCGCGATGGAATCCGTAGGTGGGGCCTACCAGGAGCTGGCGGACTGGCACCGGGCCTCCGACTGGTTCGGCCGGGCGCTCGCCCAGGCCCTCTCCCGCGGTGAGCGCGCGGACGAGGCCCGGCTGTACGGGCGGCTCGGCAACGTCCACACGTACGCGGGCCGGTACGGGGACGCGCTGCGCAGCTGGCGGGCCGCCGCCGCGGGCTACCGGAAACTGGCCGATGTCCCGGGCCAGGCCAAGGCGTTGAGCGAGATGGCGCGGATCCAGGAGTACGCCGGCCGGCCCGAGGAATCCCTGCACACGTGCCGCGAGGCGGTGGAGCTGGCGCGCCGGGCCGGCGACCAGCGGCTTCAGGCCGCGCTCCAGGTCCGGCTGGCCGACACGCTGGACCGGCTCGGGGACCCCGCGGCCGCGAGACTGCACCGCTCCGCGGCAGACAGATTGCTCGGAGACGACCCCGCTGCCTGCGAAATCCGCAGTGGATCCGACTGA
- the ald gene encoding alanine dehydrogenase, which produces MKVGIPREVKNNEFRVAITPAGVHELVRNGHQVFIEQNAGVGSSITDAEYVAAGAEILGTADEVWATADLLLKVKEPIAEEYHRLRKDQTLFTYLHLAASRECTDALLESGTTAIAYETVELANRALPLLAPMSEVAGRLAPQVGAYHLMRSAGGRGVLPGGVPGTHAGECVVIGGGVSGWNAAQIAIGMGFHVTLLDRDINKLREADKIFGTKIKTIVSNAYELEKAVVEADLVIGAVLIPGAKAPKLVTNELVAKMKPGSVLVDIAIDQGGCFEDSRPTTHAEPTFTVHNSVFYCVANMPGAVPNTSTYALTNATLPYIVQLANLGWVEALRRDPALGLGLNTHDGQVVYGPVAEAHGLETLELSTLLG; this is translated from the coding sequence ATGAAGGTCGGCATCCCCCGCGAGGTCAAGAACAACGAGTTCCGGGTCGCCATCACGCCTGCCGGCGTGCATGAGCTGGTCCGCAACGGCCACCAGGTCTTCATCGAGCAGAACGCCGGCGTCGGCTCCTCGATCACGGACGCCGAGTACGTCGCGGCCGGCGCGGAGATCCTCGGCACCGCCGACGAGGTCTGGGCCACCGCCGACCTGCTGCTCAAGGTCAAGGAGCCGATCGCGGAGGAGTACCACCGCCTCCGCAAGGACCAGACGCTCTTCACCTACCTGCACCTGGCGGCCTCCCGCGAGTGCACGGACGCGCTGCTGGAGTCCGGCACCACCGCCATCGCGTACGAGACGGTCGAGCTCGCCAACCGCGCGCTCCCGCTGCTCGCCCCGATGTCCGAGGTCGCGGGCCGCCTGGCCCCGCAGGTCGGCGCCTACCACCTGATGCGCTCGGCCGGCGGCCGCGGCGTCCTCCCCGGCGGTGTCCCCGGCACCCACGCCGGCGAGTGCGTCGTCATCGGCGGCGGCGTCTCCGGCTGGAACGCCGCGCAGATCGCCATCGGCATGGGCTTCCACGTGACCCTGCTCGACCGCGACATCAACAAGCTCCGCGAGGCCGACAAGATCTTCGGCACGAAGATCAAGACGATCGTCTCCAACGCCTACGAGCTGGAGAAGGCCGTCGTCGAGGCCGACCTCGTCATCGGTGCCGTCCTCATCCCGGGTGCGAAGGCCCCGAAGCTGGTCACCAACGAGCTCGTCGCCAAGATGAAGCCCGGAAGTGTACTTGTCGACATCGCGATCGACCAGGGCGGCTGCTTCGAGGACTCCCGTCCGACCACCCACGCCGAGCCGACCTTCACGGTTCACAACTCGGTCTTCTACTGCGTCGCCAACATGCCGGGCGCGGTGCCGAACACCTCCACCTACGCGCTGACCAACGCCACGCTGCCCTACATCGTGCAGCTCGCGAACCTTGGCTGGGTCGAGGCGCTGCGCCGTGACCCCGCGCTCGGCCTGGGCCTCAACACCCATGACGGCCAGGTCGTTTACGGTCCGGTCGCCGAGGCCCACGGTCTCGAGACCCTCGAGCTCAGCACGCTGCTCGGCTGA
- a CDS encoding ParA family protein, protein MTTPQKSMDGLDVNSRAGDLSGDTPTGFADYDNVPEGHFYDPDAEYEPDPEYAATLAPDAARQRRERIGPTGRPLPYFPIPGPLTDHGPAKIIAMCNQKGGVGKTTSTINLGAALAEYGRRVLLVDFDPQGALSVGLGVNPMELDLTVYNLLMERGMSADEVLLKTAVPNMDLLPSNIDLSAAEVQLVSEVARESTLQRALKPLMADYDYIVIDCQPSLGLLTVNALTAAHKVIVPLECEFFALRGVALLTETIEKVQERLNPELELDGILATMYDSRTVHSREVLARVVEAFDDHVYHTVIGRTVRFPETTVAGEPITTYASNSVGAAAYRQLAREVLARCHAE, encoded by the coding sequence ATGACGACGCCCCAAAAGAGCATGGACGGCCTAGACGTGAACTCCAGGGCCGGCGACCTGAGCGGCGATACGCCCACGGGATTCGCCGACTACGACAATGTGCCCGAGGGGCACTTCTACGACCCCGACGCGGAGTACGAACCGGACCCCGAGTACGCGGCCACCCTCGCCCCCGACGCTGCTCGCCAGCGCCGTGAGCGGATCGGCCCGACCGGACGCCCGCTCCCGTACTTCCCGATCCCGGGTCCGCTGACCGACCACGGTCCCGCGAAGATCATCGCGATGTGCAACCAGAAGGGCGGCGTGGGCAAGACCACGTCGACCATCAACCTGGGTGCCGCGCTCGCCGAGTACGGGCGCCGCGTGCTGCTCGTCGACTTCGACCCGCAGGGCGCGCTGTCCGTGGGTCTCGGCGTGAACCCGATGGAACTCGACCTGACGGTCTACAACCTGCTCATGGAGCGGGGCATGTCGGCCGACGAGGTGCTGCTCAAGACGGCGGTCCCCAACATGGACCTGCTGCCGAGCAACATCGACCTGTCCGCTGCGGAAGTGCAGTTGGTCAGCGAGGTCGCGCGCGAGTCCACGCTGCAGCGGGCCCTGAAGCCCCTGATGGCCGACTACGACTACATCGTGATCGACTGTCAGCCCTCGCTCGGTCTGCTGACCGTGAACGCCCTGACGGCGGCTCACAAGGTCATCGTCCCGCTGGAGTGCGAGTTCTTCGCACTGCGCGGCGTGGCGCTGCTGACCGAGACCATCGAGAAGGTGCAGGAGCGGCTCAACCCCGAGCTGGAGCTCGACGGCATCCTCGCCACCATGTACGACTCCCGCACGGTGCACAGCCGCGAGGTGCTGGCGCGCGTCGTCGAGGCCTTCGACGACCACGTCTACCACACGGTCATCGGCCGGACGGTGCGCTTCCCGGAGACCACGGTCGCCGGTGAGCCGATCACGACGTACGCGTCCAACTCCGTCGGCGCCGCCGCCTATCGCCAGCTGGCCAGGGAGGTGCTCGCCCGGTGTCACGCCGAGTGA
- a CDS encoding segregation and condensation protein A encodes MPPHHDAARPARRSLGRGPGAVGEAPAAAPDVREPAEVVDGPAGAADGTGEPVGPAGGAPGTLDAAEPAEGPGPAPAEPAAEPVGGVPSGPAGGDGRFTLRLDNFEGPFDLLLQLISRHKLDVTEVALSKVTDEFMTYIRAMGPDWDLDQTTEFLVVAATLLDLKAARLLPVAEVEDEADLALLEARDLLFARLLQYRAYKQIAEIFERRAESEGRRYPRTVGLEPHHADLLPDVVISIGAEGFARLAVKAMQPKAKPQVYVDHIHAPLVSVREQAGVVVRMLKARGEATFQELTEDAEDTLTVVARFLALLELYREKAVVLDQEEALRTLTVRWSGGDGDGMPTVTDEFDQIVEAKD; translated from the coding sequence ATGCCCCCCCACCACGACGCCGCCCGCCCGGCCCGCCGGAGCCTGGGGCGCGGGCCGGGAGCGGTCGGCGAGGCCCCGGCCGCCGCTCCGGACGTGCGGGAGCCCGCCGAGGTGGTCGACGGTCCCGCCGGCGCGGCCGACGGGACCGGGGAGCCGGTCGGGCCTGCCGGCGGGGCCCCCGGGACCCTGGACGCGGCAGAGCCCGCCGAGGGTCCGGGCCCGGCACCGGCGGAGCCCGCCGCGGAGCCCGTGGGCGGCGTGCCGTCGGGCCCCGCCGGGGGCGACGGGCGGTTCACGCTGCGGCTCGACAACTTCGAGGGGCCCTTCGACCTGCTGCTCCAGCTGATCTCCCGGCACAAGCTCGACGTCACCGAGGTCGCGCTGTCCAAGGTCACCGACGAGTTCATGACGTACATCCGGGCCATGGGGCCCGACTGGGACCTCGACCAGACCACCGAGTTCCTCGTCGTGGCCGCCACCCTGCTCGACCTGAAGGCCGCCCGGCTGCTGCCGGTGGCCGAGGTCGAGGACGAGGCCGACCTCGCCCTCCTGGAGGCCCGGGACCTGCTCTTCGCGCGCCTGCTCCAGTACCGCGCGTACAAGCAGATCGCCGAGATCTTCGAGCGGCGGGCGGAGAGCGAGGGCCGGCGCTACCCCCGCACGGTGGGGCTTGAGCCGCACCACGCCGACCTGCTGCCCGACGTCGTCATCAGCATCGGCGCGGAGGGGTTCGCCCGGCTCGCCGTCAAGGCCATGCAGCCCAAGGCCAAGCCACAGGTGTACGTGGACCACATCCACGCGCCCCTCGTCAGCGTGCGCGAGCAGGCCGGCGTCGTCGTGCGGATGCTCAAGGCGCGCGGCGAAGCCACCTTCCAGGAGCTCACCGAGGACGCCGAGGACACCCTCACCGTCGTGGCGCGCTTCCTGGCCCTCCTGGAGCTCTACCGGGAGAAGGCGGTCGTCCTCGACCAGGAGGAGGCCCTGCGGACCCTCACCGTGCGCTGGAGCGGCGGGGACGGTGACGGCATGCCGACCGTGACCGACGAGTTCGACCAGATCGTGGAGGCGAAGGATTGA
- the scpB gene encoding SMC-Scp complex subunit ScpB, with translation MNSDAGAVAAPELKPALEAVLMVVDEPATEAHLAKVLERTPREVADALRELADEYTAARRGFELRLVAGGWRFYTRAEYAPAVEAFVLDGQQARLTQAALETLAVVAYRQPVSRSRVSAVRGVNCDGVMRTLLQRGLVEEAGTEPETGAILYRTTNYFLERMGLRGLDELPELAPFLPEADAIEAETQEGVPSFDPDAPDTDEDDKTTEL, from the coding sequence TTGAACAGCGACGCCGGCGCGGTGGCCGCGCCGGAACTGAAGCCGGCCCTGGAGGCCGTCCTCATGGTCGTGGACGAGCCCGCGACCGAGGCGCACCTCGCCAAGGTGCTGGAGCGCACCCCGCGCGAGGTGGCGGACGCGCTGCGGGAGCTCGCCGACGAGTACACGGCCGCGCGCAGGGGCTTCGAGCTGCGGCTCGTCGCGGGCGGGTGGCGGTTCTACACGCGGGCGGAGTACGCCCCGGCCGTCGAGGCCTTCGTCCTGGACGGCCAGCAGGCCCGGCTCACCCAGGCGGCGCTGGAGACCCTGGCGGTCGTCGCGTACCGCCAGCCGGTGAGCCGGTCGCGGGTCTCCGCCGTGCGCGGAGTCAACTGCGACGGGGTCATGCGGACCCTCCTCCAGCGCGGTCTGGTGGAGGAGGCGGGGACGGAACCCGAAACAGGTGCGATCCTATACAGGACGACGAACTACTTTCTGGAGCGGATGGGCCTGCGCGGCCTGGACGAGCTCCCGGAGCTCGCGCCCTTCCTCCCCGAGGCGGACGCGATCGAAGCCGAGACGCAAGAAGGTGTGCCGTCGTTCGATCCGGACGCACCGGACACCGATGAAGACGACAAGACGACGGAACTTTGA
- a CDS encoding pseudouridine synthase: protein MRSSGNGNGGNRNSGGGGGGGRGSARGGGSGGGGGYRGGGSGSGGGGYRGGSGSGGGGGYRGGSGGGSGSGGGGYRGGQGGQGGQGGSRDRDRDQAPQRPRNPRPEERRYDVGPEGERSRGGARGDAARGGAKGGPRTPKTPGIGGAGGPRRGPGSRSGQSRPRELDARIEERVRDRYADKPVIKTPKTFPGAEQEGERLQKVLARAGMGSRRACEELIEQARVEVNGEIVTEQGKRVQPKDEIKVDGLTVATQSYLFFALNKPAGVVSTMEDPDGRQCLGDYVNNRETRLFHVGRLDTETEGIILLTNHGELAHRLTHPKYGVKKTYVAAITGSLPRDIGKRLKDGIELEDGWARADNFRVLDQVGKNYMVEVTLHEGRKHIVRRMLSEAGFPVDKLVRTSFGPIELGDQKSGWLRRLTNTEVGMLMREVGL from the coding sequence ATGCGAAGCAGCGGCAACGGCAACGGTGGCAACAGGAACAGCGGCGGCGGTGGCGGCGGCGGGCGTGGTAGCGCCCGTGGCGGCGGCTCCGGCGGCGGCGGTGGCTACCGCGGCGGCGGCTCGGGCAGCGGTGGCGGCGGCTACCGCGGCGGCTCCGGCTCCGGCGGTGGCGGCGGCTACCGGGGCGGCTCCGGCGGAGGCTCCGGCAGCGGTGGCGGTGGCTACCGCGGCGGTCAGGGCGGCCAGGGCGGCCAGGGCGGCTCGCGCGACCGCGACCGCGACCAGGCTCCCCAGCGTCCCCGCAACCCCCGCCCCGAGGAGCGCCGCTACGACGTCGGCCCCGAGGGCGAGCGCAGCCGCGGCGGTGCCCGCGGTGACGCGGCGCGCGGCGGTGCCAAGGGCGGCCCCCGTACACCCAAGACCCCCGGCATCGGCGGCGCCGGCGGCCCGCGCCGCGGTCCGGGCAGCCGCAGCGGCCAGTCCCGCCCGCGCGAGCTGGACGCGCGCATCGAGGAGCGCGTGCGCGACCGGTACGCCGACAAGCCCGTGATCAAGACCCCGAAGACCTTCCCGGGCGCCGAGCAGGAGGGCGAGCGTCTGCAGAAGGTCCTCGCCCGCGCCGGCATGGGCTCGCGCCGCGCCTGTGAGGAGCTCATCGAGCAGGCCCGCGTCGAGGTCAACGGCGAGATCGTCACCGAGCAGGGCAAGCGCGTCCAGCCGAAGGACGAGATCAAGGTGGACGGCCTGACCGTCGCCACCCAGTCGTACCTGTTCTTCGCGCTGAACAAGCCGGCCGGTGTCGTCTCCACGATGGAGGACCCGGACGGCCGTCAGTGCCTGGGCGACTACGTCAACAACCGCGAGACGCGCCTGTTCCACGTCGGCCGGCTGGACACCGAGACCGAGGGCATCATCCTGCTCACCAACCACGGTGAGCTGGCCCACCGCCTCACGCACCCGAAGTACGGCGTGAAGAAGACCTACGTCGCCGCGATCACCGGCTCGCTGCCGCGCGACATCGGCAAGCGGCTCAAGGACGGCATCGAGCTGGAGGACGGCTGGGCCCGCGCCGACAACTTCCGCGTGCTGGACCAGGTCGGCAAGAACTACATGGTCGAGGTGACCCTCCACGAGGGCCGCAAGCACATCGTCCGCCGCATGCTGTCCGAGGCTGGCTTCCCCGTCGACAAGCTCGTCCGGACCTCCTTCGGTCCCATCGAGCTGGGCGACCAGAAGTCCGGCTGGCTGCGCCGCCTGACCAACACCGAGGTCGGCATGCTGATGCGCGAGGTCGGTCTGTAG
- the pnuC gene encoding nicotinamide riboside transporter PnuC codes for MNWTLSWTEVLGFATGALCVWLVARQHIANWPIGIANNIFFIVLFAQAGLYADAGLQIVFIALAAYGWWSWTHGGGPGTAGALPVRRTTRTEWVWLAAAGAAGTLGLTLLLARATDSTVPFWDAATTALSLAATYGQCRKLVESWWLWIAADLVYIPLYVHKGLHLTALLYVGFLALCVAGLIGWRRTLTERGARTALEATA; via the coding sequence ATGAACTGGACCTTGAGTTGGACCGAGGTGCTCGGGTTCGCCACCGGCGCCCTGTGCGTGTGGCTGGTGGCGCGTCAGCACATCGCCAACTGGCCGATCGGCATCGCCAACAACATCTTCTTCATCGTGCTCTTCGCCCAGGCCGGCCTCTACGCCGACGCCGGGCTCCAGATCGTCTTCATCGCCCTCGCCGCGTACGGCTGGTGGTCCTGGACCCACGGGGGTGGACCAGGAACCGCCGGAGCCCTGCCGGTGCGCCGCACCACGCGCACCGAATGGGTCTGGCTGGCCGCGGCGGGGGCGGCGGGGACCCTCGGCCTGACCCTGCTACTCGCCCGGGCCACCGACTCGACCGTCCCCTTCTGGGACGCGGCCACGACGGCGCTCTCCCTCGCCGCGACCTACGGCCAGTGCCGCAAACTGGTCGAGTCCTGGTGGCTGTGGATCGCCGCCGACCTCGTCTACATCCCCCTGTACGTCCACAAGGGGCTCCACCTCACCGCCCTGCTCTACGTCGGCTTCCTCGCCCTGTGCGTCGCGGGCCTGATCGGCTGGCGGCGCACCCTCACCGAGCGCGGCGCCCGCACGGCCCTGGAGGCGACGGCATGA
- a CDS encoding AAA family ATPase, producing MRRFGHGLVLGKFYPPHAGHHHLVRTAQDRCERLTVLVCAASVESVPLADRVAWMREAHPDADVVGAVDDIPVDLHDPEIWEAHMAIFRAAVGRPVDAVFTSEEYGTELARRFGAEEVCVDPARTLFPVSGTAVRADPAACWDFLGPAVRARLARRVVVLGAESTGTTTLSRDLAAHLRARGGVWAATGWVEEYGRRYSEEKLAAARAADPGATWADVTFTSQEFPVIARRQDEAEERAARVGSPVLVCDTDSFATGIWHERYMGGRNPEVERIAALTHRDLYLLTEDADVPFEDDGLRDGPELRPWMTRRFREELESTGRRFLSVRGDRRERLATAVAAVDELLAEGWRFAAPLPENR from the coding sequence ATGAGGCGCTTCGGCCACGGGCTGGTGCTCGGCAAGTTCTACCCGCCGCACGCCGGCCACCACCACCTGGTGCGCACCGCCCAGGACCGCTGCGAGCGGCTGACCGTCCTGGTCTGCGCCGCCTCCGTGGAATCGGTGCCGCTCGCCGACCGCGTCGCCTGGATGCGCGAGGCCCACCCGGACGCGGACGTCGTCGGAGCCGTCGACGACATCCCCGTCGACCTGCACGACCCGGAGATCTGGGAGGCCCACATGGCGATCTTCCGGGCCGCCGTCGGCCGCCCCGTCGACGCCGTCTTCACCTCCGAGGAGTACGGGACCGAGCTCGCCCGCAGGTTCGGCGCCGAGGAGGTCTGCGTGGACCCCGCCCGGACCCTGTTCCCGGTCTCCGGGACCGCCGTACGGGCCGACCCGGCCGCCTGCTGGGACTTCCTCGGCCCGGCCGTCCGGGCCCGCCTCGCGCGCCGCGTCGTCGTACTGGGTGCCGAGTCCACCGGGACGACCACGCTGTCCCGGGACCTGGCCGCGCACCTCCGGGCGCGCGGCGGCGTCTGGGCGGCGACCGGCTGGGTCGAGGAGTACGGACGCCGCTACAGCGAGGAGAAGCTCGCCGCGGCCCGGGCCGCCGACCCGGGCGCCACGTGGGCGGACGTCACCTTCACCTCGCAGGAGTTCCCCGTGATCGCCCGCCGGCAGGACGAGGCCGAGGAACGGGCGGCACGCGTCGGCTCCCCGGTGCTGGTCTGCGACACCGACTCCTTCGCCACCGGCATCTGGCACGAGCGGTACATGGGCGGCCGCAACCCGGAGGTCGAGCGGATCGCCGCCCTCACCCACCGGGACCTGTACCTGCTGACCGAGGACGCCGACGTCCCCTTCGAGGACGACGGGCTGCGCGACGGGCCCGAGCTCAGACCCTGGATGACCCGGCGGTTCCGCGAGGAGCTGGAGAGCACCGGACGGCGTTTCCTGTCCGTGCGCGGCGACCGGCGGGAGCGGCTGGCCACGGCCGTGGCGGCCGTGGACGAACTGCTCGCCGAAGGCTGGCGGTTCGCCGCCCCCCTCCCGGAGAACCGATGA
- a CDS encoding NUDIX hydrolase — MSGAVDPGYDPYAFEPFAVTVDLAVFTVRGGALHVLLIRRGQEPYAGSWALPGGFVLPRESAEAAARRELAEETGLHWQVVAALHLEQLRTYSEPDRDPRMRVVSVAFTALVPDLPEPAAEGGGDAAQARWLPLGQAPDLAFDHAVILADARERIRSKLEYTCLATAFCPPEFTLGELLAVYETVWDTVLDRPNFRRKVLTTPGFVEAVPGAARLTGGRGKPAALYRAGPATALHPPLLRPEGPTR, encoded by the coding sequence ATGAGCGGGGCGGTGGACCCGGGCTATGACCCGTACGCCTTCGAGCCGTTCGCGGTGACCGTCGACCTCGCCGTGTTCACCGTGCGCGGCGGCGCCCTGCACGTGCTGCTGATCCGGCGCGGCCAGGAGCCGTACGCGGGATCCTGGGCGCTGCCCGGCGGGTTCGTCCTGCCGAGGGAGTCCGCCGAGGCCGCGGCCCGCCGCGAACTCGCCGAGGAGACCGGCCTGCACTGGCAGGTCGTGGCGGCCCTGCACCTGGAGCAGCTGCGCACCTACAGCGAGCCGGACCGCGACCCCCGGATGCGGGTCGTCTCGGTGGCCTTCACCGCCCTCGTCCCGGACCTGCCCGAGCCGGCCGCCGAGGGCGGCGGGGACGCGGCGCAGGCCCGCTGGCTGCCCCTGGGGCAGGCCCCGGACCTGGCCTTCGACCATGCGGTGATCCTGGCGGACGCACGCGAGCGGATCCGCTCGAAGCTGGAGTACACCTGCCTGGCCACCGCCTTCTGCCCGCCCGAGTTCACGCTCGGGGAGCTCCTGGCCGTGTACGAGACCGTCTGGGACACCGTGCTCGACCGCCCCAACTTCCGCCGCAAGGTCCTGACGACACCCGGGTTCGTCGAGGCCGTACCGGGCGCGGCCCGGCTCACCGGGGGCCGCGGCAAACCGGCCGCCCTCTACCGGGCCGGCCCGGCGACCGCGCTCCATCCACCTCTGCTCCGACCGGAAGGACCCACCCGATGA